A portion of the Malania oleifera isolate guangnan ecotype guangnan chromosome 3, ASM2987363v1, whole genome shotgun sequence genome contains these proteins:
- the LOC131151779 gene encoding vesicle-associated membrane protein 722, with product MGQQSLIYSFVARGTVILAEYTEFTGNFNSIASQCLQKLPATNNKFTYNCDGHTFNYLVENGFTYCVVAVEASGRQIPVAFLERIKEDFNKRYGGGKAATAVANSLNKEFGPKLKEHMQYCVDHPEEVSKLAKVKAQVSEVKGVMMENIEKVLDRGEKIELLVDKTENLRSQAQDFRQQGTKMRRKMWLQNMKIKLIVLGILIALILIIVLSICHGFNC from the exons ATGGGGCAGCAGTCTTTGATCTACAGCTTCGTCGCGCGGGGCACGGTGATCCTCGCCGAATACACTGAATTCACGGGCAACTTCAACAGCATCGCCTCTCAATGCCTCCAGAAGCTCCCCGCCACCAACAACAAGTTCACCTACAATTGCGATGGCCACACCTTCAACTACCTCGTTGAGAACGGCTTCA CCTACTGTGTTGTTGCAGTTGAGGCTTCTGGCAGACAAATTCCAGTTGCTTTTCTAGAGCGAATTAAGGAAGACTTCAACAAGAGATATGGTGGAGGGAAAGCCGCAACTGCTGTTGCCAACAGCCTAAACAAGGAGTTTGG GCCCAAATTGAAGGAGCACATGCAGTACTGTGTAGATCACCCGGAAGAAGTAAGCAAGCTTGCTAAAGTAAAAGCTCAGGTTTCTGAAGTCAAGGGAGTGATGATGGAAAATATTGAGAAG GTTCTTGATCGTGGTGAGAAGATTGAGCTGCTGGTGGATAAAACTGAGAACCTTCGGTCACAG GCACAAGATTTCAGGCAACAGGGAACCAAAATGCGGAGGAAGATGTGGCTCCAAAATATGAAGATAAAACTGATAGTTTTGGGAATCCTGATTGCTTTGATTCTAATCATAGTTCTTTCTATTTGCCATGGCTTCAATTGTTGA